CATAGTCTACTACGTCGTCCAGGCTCTTCTCGACATTCTCGATGAACGATTTCTTGACCCATTTCTTCAAGCAAATCATGCATCCACACACGGTTGTTTGAAATAGTTATGAGAGATTTATCGATAATCTCCCTTATACCAATATCTGGGTAAAATCCACCACTTTCCAGTACTTTCATCACATAACGTTTCATTTTTCCTTTGAAAAAGCATGCGATGtcaagaaatatttttttttgtatttcctccaatccatcaaaacttaTTTCAAGCTTACTTAGAATTTTTTCATTGGGAATTTCTTTCAACCTCTTCAATGCACTGTTCCATTCCTTCACAGATCTAGCATACAAGGAGGAACCCAAAACATTCAGCGCTAATGGGAGGCCACCTGCATAGTTTACAGCTTTGTTGGATAGCTCCATGTAATCTTGTGGTGGACAATCTTTCTTAAAGGCTTTCAAGCAAAAGAGTTGAAGGGCTTCATGATGATTTAACTCCTCAACCCTATATATTTGATCTACTTCATGTTGGATCAACAAATGTTCATCCCTAGTCGTTATTATGATTCTACTTCCAACTCCAAACCAGTTTTCATCTTTTTTTCCAACTAATAATTCTAATTGCTCTAACTCATCAACATCATCAAGAATGACCAAAACCTTCTTCTGAGATAGCCTATTTTTTATGTGATAAACTCCATTGTATTCATCGTACACATCTATGTCTCTTTCCATCGATGCTGCACATAAAAGTCGCCTTTGTAAAGTGAACAAACCATATTTTCTTGAAGTTTCTCTAACATCCGCAAGAAAAGCACTACCCTCAAATTGGCATTGCATTTCCTTGTAGGTGACACTAGCAATAGTCGTTTTTCCAATGCCACCCATCCCACAAATACCTACGGTTTTGACATTATTTAGCTCCTTTATATTGATACACAATCTCATTTTCTCTAATCGTGAGTCCATTCCAACAAAATCCTTGGCTATGCTATGACTAAATCTTCCCAATTTGTTAAGTACATCTTTAGTGATATCCTGAATAAACTCTGACTCCTCCCTACAATATAAGAATTTCCTATTATCATAAATAACACAATATTTTAAACatagaaataacattaaaaatatcaagtGTTCAATTTTGTTCATATCGCGCACTCAAAAATTCTATAATATGCAAAGAGTATATTATAGagagaaataaataataaattcctACACAAATTGAGATATCAATAATAGGAAACATATAATAAGCGTTTCATTGTACTCATATTCAATAATAGGAAACATAGTCTTTCCAAAACATTTTAAGTTTCTAGTCATGAGTTCTTCGAGTGGCACTTCTTCCTCAAATGATATTAAGGCTTTTTAGAGACATTTTATAAAATGTTCCTAAACACAAAATAATTAGAGATAATTTCAGACATAACTAATTAAAGTTTTGAGAAACACAATAAAATTGTCACTTAATAATActttcatctcaaaatatttggtAGGAGAAGGAAAAGGAAGTGAGAAATTCTGTCCATTTTAAGGGATGATTTGAACAAAACGTtcaaaaaaattatcatttaCAGACTTTTTTTTTCTATGTAGCTAATTGTTTCATCTCTAATATCTAATTTTTTTAgtgtaatttattttataaaattaataatcttttataaattaatattaatataaaaatattaaattaaatattaatatattaaattaatattaccttaataaatatattcttttataaattaattttagtatatTTGCTTATATATTAGAAATatatcattttaatatttaattaacttGTCTAATTTACTCttaaatttcaattaatattatttaatttttagtggaCAATCATTTTCCATAATTGACTATCAAAAAATATCGATAATAAATTTATACTTTT
This is a stretch of genomic DNA from Hevea brasiliensis isolate MT/VB/25A 57/8 chromosome 12, ASM3005281v1, whole genome shotgun sequence. It encodes these proteins:
- the LOC131171203 gene encoding disease resistance protein RPV1-like; this encodes MALKAIKENSSSSSSSSSSSSSSSQQWQYDVFLSFRGEDTRKNFISHLCKEFRQKGIIIFKDDRELEKGETICQELLKAIESSKISLVIFSKNYASSTWCLDELVKILECKNSGNQIVLPIFYDVNPSEVRKQNGSFENDFEHYQQNDERVQRWRLAMTQVANLSGWNLQEREESEFIQDITKDVLNKLGRFSHSIAKDFVGMDSRLEKMRLCINIKELNNVKTVGICGMGGIGKTTIASVTYKEMQCQFEGSAFLADVRETSRKYGLFTLQRRLLCAASMERDIDVYDEYNGVYHIKNRLSQKKVLVILDDVDELEQLELLVGKKDENWFGVGSRIIITTRDEHLLIQHEVDQIYRVEELNHHEALQLFCLKAFKKDCPPQDYMELSNKAVNYAGGLPLALNVLGSSLYARSVKEWNSALKRLKEIPNEKILSKLEISFDGLEEIQKKIFLDIACFFKGKMKRYVMKVLESGGFYPDIGIREIIDKSLITISNNRVWMHDLLEEMGQEIVHRECREEPGRRSRLWLYKDVCHILMNDTGTNLIEGVVLDYMFDQGERCMSSKAFLKMKALRLLILCNLNLSKDIEYLSNELRYLEWRGYPFKSLPQTFQPDQLAELHLSYSRIEQLWKGVRVCIINSLYLFITLVLRFLSDFLSISFTAIKVVEDN